In the genome of Candidatus Krumholzibacteriia bacterium, one region contains:
- a CDS encoding AMIN domain-containing protein, with the protein MMTREHAMRVGLAAALSLLVTMAGAAQTLKEVEVRGVGDGTRIVLDVDGEVTHKSFMLTNPERIVLDLLGASNSVRVGSRSLPAGPVKDVRISQYARDPQAVTRLVCDLRQPSQFEVTRVGNKLVLAVSPTGAPAPVGAVAARQVPASEPAPAEKAVAEKSPSTAPAPAARSAPAPAAEITVAAPSSPAPVEDAAPSPGATAPTQNAAAPEAAPAPGTATHGEVTPRLAAAYRRAGVQVPEDRQAPELIQAPVTVHESSGRRINLDLQGADIRTVLRTLSDYAGKNIIAGKDVEGQVNARIKDAPWQDALAAILKAHGYGYVEENGIIRVGEMAKIRNEELEEVAAARKREELLPIVTEVFKLEFANAAELKASLAEMLTNRGKLQTDSRTNSLIVSDIRLNVEKIGSMARELDDRTQQVEIVSKLVDVSADDSKNLGISWSLTNVSLGDVTGGAAVTAPTPGAVGALRIGTVQSWGQLDMLLDALARSKRANIVSNPNITTVNNREAKILVGSKIPLIVADEAGNAITQLTTVGIQMRVTPHVNSDKTITLDLHPEVSELSSQATVQGGVIINTSEADTRVVVNDSETAIIGGLMRDVSSEVKTGIPVLQDIPGLGWLFRTSNKSTDKRELIIFVTPRLLESASLGGQQYQQKP; encoded by the coding sequence ATGATGACGCGTGAGCACGCAATGCGGGTCGGGCTCGCGGCTGCCCTGTCACTGCTGGTGACCATGGCCGGGGCCGCACAGACCCTCAAGGAGGTCGAGGTCCGCGGCGTGGGAGACGGAACCCGCATCGTCCTGGACGTGGACGGCGAGGTCACTCACAAGTCCTTCATGCTGACGAACCCGGAGCGCATCGTCCTGGATCTGCTGGGCGCATCGAACAGCGTCCGCGTGGGCTCCCGCAGCCTGCCGGCAGGCCCGGTGAAGGACGTGCGCATCTCGCAGTACGCCCGCGATCCCCAGGCAGTGACGCGCCTAGTCTGCGACCTGCGGCAGCCGTCGCAGTTCGAGGTCACCCGGGTGGGCAACAAACTGGTGCTGGCGGTGAGCCCCACCGGAGCTCCGGCGCCCGTGGGTGCCGTGGCAGCTCGCCAGGTGCCGGCCTCGGAGCCGGCCCCGGCAGAGAAGGCCGTAGCGGAGAAGTCCCCGTCGACCGCGCCTGCACCGGCGGCCCGCTCGGCGCCGGCGCCGGCAGCGGAAATCACCGTGGCCGCGCCGTCGAGCCCGGCCCCGGTGGAGGACGCAGCGCCGAGTCCGGGCGCCACCGCTCCAACCCAGAACGCCGCGGCTCCGGAGGCGGCGCCGGCACCCGGCACCGCCACCCACGGCGAGGTGACGCCGCGCCTGGCGGCGGCCTACCGCCGCGCGGGCGTGCAGGTACCGGAAGACCGGCAAGCGCCGGAGCTGATTCAGGCGCCGGTGACGGTGCACGAGAGCAGCGGCCGCCGCATCAACCTGGACCTGCAGGGCGCTGACATCCGCACCGTGCTGCGCACCCTCTCCGATTACGCCGGCAAGAACATCATCGCCGGCAAGGACGTGGAGGGCCAGGTCAACGCGCGCATCAAGGACGCCCCCTGGCAGGACGCCCTGGCGGCCATCCTCAAGGCGCATGGTTACGGCTACGTCGAGGAAAACGGCATCATCCGCGTCGGCGAGATGGCGAAGATCCGCAACGAGGAGCTGGAAGAGGTGGCGGCGGCCCGCAAGCGCGAGGAACTGCTGCCCATCGTCACCGAGGTGTTCAAGCTCGAGTTCGCCAATGCCGCCGAGCTCAAGGCGTCGCTGGCGGAAATGTTGACCAACCGCGGCAAGCTGCAGACCGACAGCCGCACCAACTCGCTCATCGTCAGCGACATCCGCTTGAACGTGGAGAAGATCGGCTCCATGGCGCGGGAGCTGGACGATCGCACCCAGCAGGTGGAGATCGTCTCCAAGCTGGTGGACGTCTCCGCCGATGACAGCAAGAACCTGGGGATCTCCTGGTCCCTCACCAACGTCAGCCTCGGCGACGTCACCGGCGGCGCCGCGGTCACGGCGCCCACGCCGGGTGCGGTGGGGGCGCTGCGCATCGGCACGGTGCAGTCCTGGGGACAGCTGGACATGTTGCTGGACGCCCTGGCCCGTTCCAAGCGCGCCAACATCGTCTCCAACCCCAACATCACCACGGTGAACAACCGGGAAGCCAAGATCCTGGTGGGTTCGAAGATCCCGCTCATCGTGGCCGACGAGGCCGGGAACGCCATCACCCAGCTCACCACGGTGGGCATCCAGATGCGCGTCACCCCGCACGTGAACTCGGACAAGACCATCACCCTGGACTTGCATCCCGAAGTGAGCGAACTGTCCTCCCAAGCGACGGTGCAGGGGGGCGTGATCATCAACACCAGCGAGGCCGACACGCGGGTCGTGGTGAACGACAGCGAGACCGCCATCATCGGCGGCCTCATGCGCGACGTCTCGTCGGAGGTGAAGACCGGGATCCCGGTGTTGCAGGACATCCCCGGTCTGGGGTGGCTCTTCCGCACCTCGAACAAGTCGACCGACAAGCGGGAGCTCATCATCTTCGTGACCCCCAGGCTGCTGGAATCGGCCTCCCTGGGCGGGCAGCAGTACCAGCAGAAACCCTGA